In Primulina eburnea isolate SZY01 chromosome 3, ASM2296580v1, whole genome shotgun sequence, one DNA window encodes the following:
- the LOC140826329 gene encoding GPI mannosyltransferase 1 isoform X3, whose translation MKDLLIDLLVGFFIHKILKLRGVPGKLCTYSTLAWLINPFTFTIGTRGNCEPIVCALILWILLCLMNGNLLQAAFWYGLVVHLRIYPIIYALPIILFLDPQYFQPGKNPALVNWSYRNSKSSYYSNNSKITISQSIWAFVTSIITWKRALFGLISGSTFFVLTGICFHLYGWEFLHEALLYHLTRTDPRHNFSVYFYHIYLHYEHEFSITEKLIAFLPQFTVQLVLIFSFARDLPFCFFLQTLAFVAFNKVITAQYFVWFFCLLPLILPWSKMQLKWKGLACIFLWIGAQTHWLLWGYLLEFRGKNVFVQLWVASLVFLAANTFVLVTVIGNHVYCPVFKILQHENLSKIMKDD comes from the exons AAGTTACGGGGTGTACCTGGCAAACTTTGCACCTACTCTACCCTGGCATGGCTTATTAATCCCTTCACATTCACGATTGGAACCCGGGGCAACTGTGAGCCCATTGTGTGTGCCCTGATTCTTTGGATCTTATTATGTCTGATGAATG GTAATCTGTTACAGGCAGCATTTTGGTACGGGCTTGTTGTTCACCTCAGAATATATCCCATAATCTATGCACTTCCCATCATCTTATTTCTGGATCCCCAATATTTCCAACCCGGTAAAAATCCTGCCTTAGTTAACTGGAGTTATAGAAATTCAAAATCATCCTATTACTCGAACAACTCAAAAATCACCATCTCGCAGTCTATTTGGGCATTTGTAACAAGCATTATCACTTGGAAGAGAGCCTTATTTGGACTAATTTCTGGATCCACTTTCTTCGTCTTGACTGGCATATGCTTCCACTTATATGGATGGGAATTCTTGCATGAGGCGCTTCTATATCATCTCACGCGTACAGACCCACGTCACAATTTTTCTGTATACTTCTACCACATATACCTCCACTATGAACACGAGTTCTCCATAACCGAAAAGCTCATTGCCTTTCTTCCTCAGTTCACGGTGCAGCTAGTTCTGATATTCAGTTTCGCCCGTGATTTGCCGTTCTGTTTCTTTCTCCAGACGCTTGCCTTTGTAGCATTCAACAAG GTCATAACTGCACAATACTTTGTTTGGTTCTTCTGTCTACTGCCTCTAATATTGCCATGGAGCAAGATGCAGCTTAAATGGAAAGGTTTGGCTTGCATCTTTTTGTGGATTGGAGCTCAAACCCATTGGCTGCTTTGGGGTTATTTGCTCGAATTTCGAGGTAAGAATGTGTTCGTTCAGCTTTGGGTTGCAAGTTTGGTGTTCTTGGCAGCAAATACTTTTGTACTTGTCACTGTTATTGGTAACCATGTTTATTGTCCAGTGTTCAAAATATTACAGCATGAAAATTTAAGCAAAATTATGAAAGATGACTAA